CAACTGCTCCACGGCGGCGACCCCGTCGTCCAGCGAGTGGATCAACGCGTCGACGTGACGCTTGAAGGTGGCCCCGGCATGTGTCAGTCGCAGCAGGCGCCCCGACTTGCGCAGCAGGGGGGTGCCCAGCTCGACCTCCAGTCGGGCGAGTGCCCGCGACACCGAGGGCTGGCTGATCCGGTAGATCTCGCTGACCTCGGTGACCGTGTGCCCGTCGGCCACCTGCTGGAACCAGCGCAACACCTCGGTCTCCACGCCACCGAGTCTAGCTACTCATGCGCTGAACGTATGGATTCGATCAGGTATTGATATTGGACGTATGGGTTGATTCGCCGAATACTTGAACCATGAACATCGCGCACATCCCCAGCCCCCGTACCGCACTGGACGAGCTGCGTGAGCGCCGTGGCGCTCGCGCTGCTGGTCGCCAGCTCCGCCGCGAGCTCGCCTCCTACGACACCCCCGCCGCGATCGCCGACCTGATGGCCATGGTCGAGCGGACCGAAGGTGCTCAGGCCGACGAGATCCGGGGCGTCCTGGCCCACAACCTGTTCGAGTACAACCGCCGCTCCTCGATCGCCTGACACTCGATCGCCCGAGCTCGTTCGCTGCCCCGGTCGCCCTGTTTCACCCACGGCGACCGGGGCAGTGAAGTGTTCTGAGAACCTGTGCGACACCTGACAGAATGACCGTCATGCCGTCGTCCCAGGCCCCTGCTCCGACCCCCGAGACCGCTGCGAGTACCCCGAGGCTCTTCTCGGGGATGCAGCCCACCGCCGACTCACTCCACCTCGGCAACTACCTCGGTGCGCTGGCCCAGTGGGTGGCCCTGCAGGACAGTCACCAGACCGTCTACTGCGTCGTCGACCAGCACGCCATCACGGTCGAGCAGGACCCCGACGTGCTGCGCCGCCGGGTACGTGTCACCGCAGCCCAGTTCCTCGCCGCCGGCATCGACCCGGCCCGCTCGATCCTGTTCGTGCAAAGTCATGCCCCCGAGCACGCCCAGGCGGCGTGGGTGCTGCAGTGCCTGACCGGTTTCGGTGAGGCCAGCCGGATGACCCAGTTCAAGGACAAGTCCCTGCGCGAGGGTGCCGATCGCGCCAGCGTGGGCCTGTTCACCTACCCGATCCTGCAGGCTGCCGACATCCTGCTCTACGACGCCGCCGTGGTGCCGGTCGGCGAGGACCAGCGCCAGCACCTCGAACTCACGCGCGACCTCGCTCAGCGCTTCAACGCGCGGTATGGCAACACCCTCGTCGTCCCCGAGCCGCACATCGTCAAGGCCACCGCCAAGATCCTCGACCTGCAGCGGCCCGACAAGCAGATGAGCAAGTCCCTGGGCGGCAGCGGCTGCCTGTTCCTGCTGGACGACGTCAAGGTCTCGGCCAAGAAGATCAGGTCGGCGGTGACCGACCTGGGCCGCGAGGTGGTCTTCGACGTCGAGCACAAGCCCGGTGTCTCCAACCTGCTCACCATCCTGTCGGCGTTGTCCGCCACCCCGGTCGAGATCCTCGAGAAGCGGTTCGTGGGCGCCGGCTACGGCGATCTCAAGAAAGAGGTCGCCGCGGTCTACACCGACTTCGCCGGAGACTTCGCCGAGAAGACCCACCGCTGGTTGGCCGACCCGGCCGCCCTGGACGACGTGCTGGCCGACGGTGCGGTGCGCGCTCGGGCGATCTCGGGTGAGCGGCTGGCCGACATGTACCGCAAGGTCGGGTTCGCGTGACCACCACCCGCACCTCCTCGGCGACGGCCGCCACGGCGCCGCCGGCCTCGGTCGACACCCTCGTGCTCGGGGTGGTGGTCGATCTCCCCGACCCCGCAGCGGGCCAGCTGCGCGCCCACCGCGAGGCGATCGGCGACCCCCAGGTCGACCTGATCCCGGCTCACGTCACGTTGCTGCCCCCGACGGCCGTCGTGCCGGACGACCTGCGGCGCATCGAACGGCACCTGGCCACGCTGGCCACGCGCTCGCACGCCTTCGAGGTCATCCTGGACGGCGCGGGGACCTTCCGGCCCGTCTCCCAGGTGGTCTACGTGCGGGTGACGGAGGGCGCCGAGCACCTGGACCAGCTGCAACAGGCCGTCCGGCGGGGGCCGCTCGAGCGTGAGCTGGTCTATCCCTTCCACCCGCACGTCACGGTGGCCCACAAGCTGGACGACGCCGTGCTCGACGTCGCCATGAGCCGGCTGGCGCAGTACCGGGCCAGTTTCACGGTCGACTCGTTCCTGCTCTACGAGCAGGATTCCGCCGGAGTGTGGCACCCGCGCCGCCGATTCGGCTTCGGTCGCGCCCAGCGCGCCGCCCGGACCCGGTGAGCTCTGCACCGATGAAGCAGGCCCTGGCCCGGCTGCAGGCCACCAGAGCCCTGCGGGCCTGGAATCGCTATGGCGTCCGGCGCGGCAACGTGCTGGCCTCGGGTATCGCCTACGTCGCGTTCTTCTCCCTGTTCCCGGCCCTGGCGATCGGATTCACGGTGCTCGGCCTGGTGGTGGGTGGGCGCCGCGACCTGCAACGGCAGGTCGCCGACTACGTCAACGACACCATCGGCACGACCGTGATCGGGGTGCGTGACGGCGAGGGTGTGGTGTCCATCGATCGCCTGGTCGCGGGCGACCTGCTGACCGTGACCGGCGCCGTCGCCGCGGTGGTGATGCTGCTCTCGGGCCTGGGTTGGGTGGACGCCGTCCGACAGGGGATCCGGGCGATGTTCGATCTGCACGACGAGGGAAACCCGTTGCTGCGCAAACTGTTCGACATCGTGGTGCTCGCCGTGGTGGGGATCGGCGTCCTGCTCTCGGTGGCCGCCTCGCTGCTGTTGTCCGCGGCCGGCGGCGCGGCTCTGGGGTGGCTCGGGGTGGACGACGGGGTGGCCGCACTGCTGCTGCAGCTGGCTGTCGACCTGGTGCTCGTGGGGGTCGACATCCTGCTGTTCCTGATGTTCTTCCGGTTGCTCGCCCGGGTGCACCGGCCGGTGCGTGAGCTGCTCGGTGCGGCGCTGTTCGGGGCGATCGGCCTACTGGCGCTCAAGCTCGGCGCCGGGTTGCTGCTGCGCATGGCCTCGGGTAACCGTTTCCTGGCCAGCGCCTCGATCCTGATCGGACTGCTGATCTGGCTGAACATGATCGGTCGACTGACCTTGCTGGCGGCGGCCTGGGCGGCGACGCCACACACCCCGGACGACGGCGCGGCGCCCGGCTCACCGCTCGCCATGGCGAGGCCGATCAGGGGCGCGCGCCCCGGCGTCCAGGGCTTCGGCGCCGCAGCGCAACCCCGCTCCCCACGGCAACCGTGACCGCGGCGAGCGCGAGGGCGGCGGCGGCACCGTAGGCAGGTCGTGCGTCGGCGGGTGAGCCGGCGGCCCGTGGGGCGGGCGTGGCCGGTGTCGCGACGAAGGTCGGCGAGCTGGTTGGTGAGCTGGTTGGTGCCTCGATCGCCGGGGCGTTCAGCGTTCCCACCGCCCGGGCTCGCACCCCGTGGGCGAAGGCCCAGTCGAGCAGCGCTGCGGTGGCCCGCCACGTGTTGGTGTCGGCTCGCAGGATGACGGCGACATAGCGATGAGCGCCCCGCGCGGCCGTGCCGACGAAACTGCCGCCGGCCTGCGAGGTCCACCCGTTCTTCAAGCCGGTGGCGCCCGGATAGTTGTAGAGCAACCGATTGTGGTTCTGGATCTGGAAGGTCCTGCGGTCGGCCGCTCGCAGCGCGGTGCCGGCCTGCGGGAAGGCGAAGCTGCGCGTGGTGACCAGGGTGGCGATCCGGCGATCGGCCAGCGCGGCACGGGCGAACAGGGCCAGGTCATAGGCACTGGAGGTCTGCCCGGGCGCGTCCAGCCCCGAGGTGTTGGCCACGTGGGTATCGCCCGCGCCCAGGGTGAGTGCCGTGGCCTGCAAGGCCTCGGCGGCCCGGACCTGGCCCCCGGCGAGTTCGGCCAGGGCATGGGCGCCGTCGTTGGCGCTGCTCAGCAGCAGGGCATGCCACAACTGGTCGGCGGTGTAGCGCGAGTGGGGCACCAGCCCCACCCGGGTGCCGTCGACAGCCGCGTCCGCATCGGTGGCGGTGTACACGGCCGTCGGTGGGACGGCGTCCATCAGGGCGAGCGCGGTGAGTACCTTCAGCGTGCTCGCCGGGGCCAGGGGCAGATGGGGATTGCACGCGGCGAGCACGTCGCCGCTGTCCAGATCGGCGACCAACCAGGCGGTGGCTCGCAGCGGCGGGGGCGTCGAAGCGTCCCGGGTGTCGATCACCAGCCGGCCGGTGGCGCCCAGCAGCGGACCGCCCACGCTCGAGGTGACCTCGGGCAGCTCGGGGGCCGGTGTGGTGAGTGCCACGTTCGGCGTCCTGGTGCCGAGCGCCGACGGCGTCGGAGCCGTCGTCGTGAACGGGAAAAGAGTTGTGGCACAGGCAAAGACCTCTGGTGCCGAGGGCTGGGGTGTCGGCGTCGGTCGGGCCGCCGCGGGCAGCAGGGTGACCCCCGAGATCACCAGGCCGGCCAGTGTGGCGACCCCGAACCGGCGCCTTCGCCGGAACGTCACGGTGAGCATGAGGTAGCGTCCCACGCAATGAGTGATCACCTCGACGACCTGCACGCGATCGTCCCGGCCGGGGGGGCCGGCACCAGACTGTGGCCCCTCTCGCGCTCCGGGCATCCGAAGTTCCTGCTCGACCTGACCGGGTCGGGTCGCAGCCTGATCCAGCAGACCTACGACCGGTTGGCGCCCCTGGCCGCCTCGGTGGTCGTGGTCACCGGGCAGGCCCACGCGGCGACCGTCGCCGACCAGCTGCCCGAGCTCGACGCCGGCGACCTGATCGCCGAGCCCTCGCCCCGTGACTCGGCGGCCGCCATCGGGCTGGCCGCCGCGGTGATCGCCGCCCGGTACCCGGGGGCGGTCGTGGGTTCCTTCGCCGCCGACCACGTGATCCGCGACGTGCCCGCGTTCCACGCCGCCGTCCGCGAGGCGGTCGTGGTGGCCCGCGCCGGCGAGATCGTGACCATCGGCATCACCCCGACCGAGCCGTCGACCGCCTTCGGCTACATCCGCCCGGGTGCCCCGCTGGGACTGGACGGCGCGCCCTCGGCGGTGCGGGTGGACCGTTTCGTCGAGAAGCCGGACGCCGCCACCGCCGCCGGGTACCTCGTGCAGGGCTACCGCTGGAATGCCGGCATGTTCGTCGCCCGGGCCGAGGTGCTGCTGGCCGAGTTGGCCGAGCACCGGCCCGAGTTGCACGAGGGCCTGATCGAGATCGCCGCAGCCTGGGACACCCCCGAGCGGGCCGTCGCGCTCGACACGCTCTGGCCGACGCTCGAGAAGGTCGCCATCGACTACGCCGTGGCCGAACCCGCCGCGGACGCCGGGCGGGTGGCGGTGATCCCGGCCGACATCGGCTGGGACGACATCGGTGACTTCGCCTCGCTGGCGGGCTTGTTGACCCCGGCGGACGGCGCGGACGAGACCGGCAACGAGTTGCGCCTGCTCGGTTCGGCCGATCAGGTGCTGGCGCAGGACAGTTCCGGGTTGGTGATCCCGCGCTCGGGCCGGCTGGTCGCCATCCTGGGGTTGGACGACGTGGTCGTGATCGACACCCCGGACGCCGTGCTGGTGACCACCCGCGCGCGCGCCCAGGAGGTCAAGTCGTTGGTGGCGCAGCTGCAGGCCCGGGCTCGGCTCGACCTGCTCTGACTCAGTTCTGCCCGATCGCCGCGACGGATCGCCGCAGCGGGCGCAGGTCGACCACCTCGAGCGATCGCCCACTGTCGGCGTCGACGACGTGGAGTTCTTCGCGGGTGGCGTGCAGCAGCCGGGTGCCGTCGGGGGACAGGGCGACCACGTGCGGGGCCGGGTGGTCCAAGAGCTCACGGACGACCTCCCCGCTCTCGTCCAGCAGCCGGAGCGGGTACTGCGATTCGAACCGATACTCGCGCGGGTCGTCCTCGTCGGGCTCCTGGCGCAGCAGGAATCGCCATCCCTGATCGGTGCGCGCGAAGCCTTCGAGGCGGACGCCCTCGAGCCGGCGAACGTCGAGCACGGCCGCGCCGGTGGCTGCCTCCCGGACGAAGCTGCCGCCGCCCCAGGCGTAGTGGCCGCAGGCACTGGCGGTGCGGTGCCAGGCCGGGTTGGGCAGGTGAGGGTCGGTCCAGCAGAAGGTGCCTGCGGCCAGGTCGACGACCACGGTGGCATCGATTCCGGGCACCGTGCCGGACGTGAACCGAGGCACCGCGTCGGTCAGCGGGCCGCTCAGCCAGCGCCGTTGCTCGAGGTCACGCACGTAGGCGACCGGCAGGAAGCCCCGCGCGTCCGCGCCACCGCCTCCCGGCACCAGCAGCAGCCGGCCTCGATCGCCACCCACGGCGCGCAACCCATTCGTGGCGAAGGCATCGCGGATCTCACCGGTCGCGCTCAGGACGAGGCTGGTTCGGGGGAACTGGACCAGGTACCCCTGCTGCAGGACCGCGCAGTCGACGGGCGTGAAGGCGTCGAGGTCCTCGGTCAGCTCGAGATAGAGGTCGGACGTAGCGGGCTCGCCCTGGGCGCCGCACCTCGGTGTCGACAGGTAGGCCGAGAAGTAGTACGGCGCCAGCTCGGACATCGGCTGCCATCGGGTCAGGGCCACTGTGTCGACACCATCACCGGCGGACTCCAGTACCTCCACGATCGCCTGGAGGTGTGCCCGAGCCTCCTGCTGGAGGAGGACCGGTGCGCCACGGCCCTGCCGCGCCGCGACGATCTGATCGATCCGCAGCACATCGGCGGCCGCGACGTCGGCCGCCGAGATCGGCGGGTCCAGGCGCTCACGTGGGTCACGCGGCACCTCGATCTCCTGGACGACGAGGTCGGCGGGCAGCAGGCCGGCCCCGGTGAACCGGCCGAACTCGTCGTGGGGGTAGGGACCCCGCTGCTGCGCGGGGTAGGCCTGGTCATAGGCCGCCTCGTCGAGGACTGCCCCTGAGCGCCAGGCCCGTCGGTGGTGGACGATGTCGACCACCTCGGCGAGGCTCAGACCGGTCCGCTGTGCGGCCGCGGCGCGGGCGCTGATCGGCAAGACGGAACAGGCCAACGGCAGTCTCACGACACCCCCCGGGTGATGACCGATCAGGTAGCTCCGAGGTACCGAACCGTGCCCGTGGAGCAGGTGTCAAGCGGGTGTCGAGCAGGTGTCGAGCAGGTCGGGGTCCGGCACCGGGGGCTCGAGACCGTGTGACCCGTTGCACCAGTGGTCCCGGGCCGGGTGTGCACCGGCCTGGGTAGCCTCGTGCGCAGGGTGTCCACCCCGATGAGCGTGACCTTCAGGAGGCGGCGATGGGCGAGACAGCGGCGAGCACCACGGCAGGGAGCCAGACCGAGTCGGGCCTGCCCATGAAGCCGCTCTACGGGCCCGACGACCTCGACGGGTTCGACGCCGACGCCGCCCTCGGGGTACCGGGTAAGTACCCGTACACCCGTGGCCCGTACCCCTCGATGTACACCGGCCGGCCCTGGACCATGCGCCAGTACGCCGGGTTCGGCAACGCCCGGGAGTCCAACGCCCGTTACCACCAGCTGGTCAACGCCGGCACCGGTGGGCTGAGTGTGGCCTTCGACCTGCCCACCCAGATGGGGTACGACTCCGATGACCCGATGGTCAGCGGCGAGGTCGGCAAGGTCGGCGTGGCGATCGACTCGGTCGACGACATGCTCACCCTGTTCGGCGGCCTCCCGCTCGACACGGTGTCGACCTCGATGACGATCAACGCGCCGGCCGCCGTCCTGCTGTTGATGTACCAGCTGGTCGCCGAGGAGCAGGGCGCCGACCCGACCAAGCTGGCCGGCACAATCCAGAACGACGTGCTCAAGGAGTACATCGCCCGCGGCACCTACATCTTCCCGCCGAAGGCCTCGCTGCGGTTGATCAGCGACATCTTCGCCTACTGCAAGAACGAGTTGCCGCGCTGGAACACCATTTCGATCTCGGGTTACCACATGGCCGAGGCCGGGGCGACGCCGGCGCAGGAGATCGCCTTCACGCTGGCGAACGCCAAGGAGTACGTGCGTGCCGCACAGGCCGTGGGCCTGAGCGTGGACGACATCGGCCCGCGGCTGTCGTTCTTCTTCGTGGCCCGCACCACGCTGCTGGAGGAGATCGCCAAGTTCCGGGCCGCCCGCCGGGTGTGGGCGCGGATCGTGCGCGAGGAGTTCGGCTCGACCAACCCCAAGAGCCAGATGCTGCGCTTCCACACCCAGACCGCCGGCGTCCAGCTCACCGCCCAGCAGCCCGAGGTGAACCTGGTGCGGGTGGCGCTGCAGGGCCTCGGCGCCGTCCTGGGTGGAACCCAGAGCCTGCACACCAACAGCTACGACGAGGCCATCGCGCTGCCGACCGAGAAAGCGGCCCGGCTCGCGCTGCGCACCCAGCAGGTCATCGCCTACGAGACCGACGTCTGCAAGACCGTCGACCCGTTCGCCGGCTCCTACGCCATCGAGGCGATGACCGACGAGCTCGAGGCCGCGATCGTCGACCTGATCAACCAGGTCGAGGAACGTGGCGGGGCCGTGGCGGCCATCGAGCAGGGCTTCCAGAAGAACGAGATCGAGCGGTCGGCGTACGAGGTGGCCAAGCAGATCGACTCCACCGAGCGCACCGTCGTCGGCGTGAACGCCTACACCATCGACGCCGAGGAGCCCTACGAGCCGCTACGGGTCGACCCGGCGATCGAGGCCGAGCAGCGTGACGCGCTGACCCGGTTGCGGGCCAACCGCGACCAGGCTGCCGTGGACGCCGCGATG
The nucleotide sequence above comes from Kineosporiaceae bacterium. Encoded proteins:
- the trpS gene encoding tryptophan--tRNA ligase, which translates into the protein MTVMPSSQAPAPTPETAASTPRLFSGMQPTADSLHLGNYLGALAQWVALQDSHQTVYCVVDQHAITVEQDPDVLRRRVRVTAAQFLAAGIDPARSILFVQSHAPEHAQAAWVLQCLTGFGEASRMTQFKDKSLREGADRASVGLFTYPILQAADILLYDAAVVPVGEDQRQHLELTRDLAQRFNARYGNTLVVPEPHIVKATAKILDLQRPDKQMSKSLGGSGCLFLLDDVKVSAKKIRSAVTDLGREVVFDVEHKPGVSNLLTILSALSATPVEILEKRFVGAGYGDLKKEVAAVYTDFAGDFAEKTHRWLADPAALDDVLADGAVRARAISGERLADMYRKVGFA
- a CDS encoding 2'-5' RNA ligase family protein, whose protein sequence is MVVDLPDPAAGQLRAHREAIGDPQVDLIPAHVTLLPPTAVVPDDLRRIERHLATLATRSHAFEVILDGAGTFRPVSQVVYVRVTEGAEHLDQLQQAVRRGPLERELVYPFHPHVTVAHKLDDAVLDVAMSRLAQYRASFTVDSFLLYEQDSAGVWHPRRRFGFGRAQRAARTR
- a CDS encoding YihY/virulence factor BrkB family protein, which gives rise to MKQALARLQATRALRAWNRYGVRRGNVLASGIAYVAFFSLFPALAIGFTVLGLVVGGRRDLQRQVADYVNDTIGTTVIGVRDGEGVVSIDRLVAGDLLTVTGAVAAVVMLLSGLGWVDAVRQGIRAMFDLHDEGNPLLRKLFDIVVLAVVGIGVLLSVAASLLLSAAGGAALGWLGVDDGVAALLLQLAVDLVLVGVDILLFLMFFRLLARVHRPVRELLGAALFGAIGLLALKLGAGLLLRMASGNRFLASASILIGLLIWLNMIGRLTLLAAAWAATPHTPDDGAAPGSPLAMARPIRGARPGVQGFGAAAQPRSPRQP
- a CDS encoding D-alanyl-D-alanine carboxypeptidase, which produces MGRYLMLTVTFRRRRRFGVATLAGLVISGVTLLPAAARPTPTPQPSAPEVFACATTLFPFTTTAPTPSALGTRTPNVALTTPAPELPEVTSSVGGPLLGATGRLVIDTRDASTPPPLRATAWLVADLDSGDVLAACNPHLPLAPASTLKVLTALALMDAVPPTAVYTATDADAAVDGTRVGLVPHSRYTADQLWHALLLSSANDGAHALAELAGGQVRAAEALQATALTLGAGDTHVANTSGLDAPGQTSSAYDLALFARAALADRRIATLVTTRSFAFPQAGTALRAADRRTFQIQNHNRLLYNYPGATGLKNGWTSQAGGSFVGTAARGAHRYVAVILRADTNTWRATAALLDWAFAHGVRARAVGTLNAPAIEAPTSSPTSSPTFVATPATPAPRAAGSPADARPAYGAAAALALAAVTVAVGSGVALRRRSPGRRGARP
- a CDS encoding NTP transferase domain-containing protein, with product MSDHLDDLHAIVPAGGAGTRLWPLSRSGHPKFLLDLTGSGRSLIQQTYDRLAPLAASVVVVTGQAHAATVADQLPELDAGDLIAEPSPRDSAAAIGLAAAVIAARYPGAVVGSFAADHVIRDVPAFHAAVREAVVVARAGEIVTIGITPTEPSTAFGYIRPGAPLGLDGAPSAVRVDRFVEKPDAATAAGYLVQGYRWNAGMFVARAEVLLAELAEHRPELHEGLIEIAAAWDTPERAVALDTLWPTLEKVAIDYAVAEPAADAGRVAVIPADIGWDDIGDFASLAGLLTPADGADETGNELRLLGSADQVLAQDSSGLVIPRSGRLVAILGLDDVVVIDTPDAVLVTTRARAQEVKSLVAQLQARARLDLL
- a CDS encoding acyl-CoA mutase large subunit family protein — translated: MGETAASTTAGSQTESGLPMKPLYGPDDLDGFDADAALGVPGKYPYTRGPYPSMYTGRPWTMRQYAGFGNARESNARYHQLVNAGTGGLSVAFDLPTQMGYDSDDPMVSGEVGKVGVAIDSVDDMLTLFGGLPLDTVSTSMTINAPAAVLLLMYQLVAEEQGADPTKLAGTIQNDVLKEYIARGTYIFPPKASLRLISDIFAYCKNELPRWNTISISGYHMAEAGATPAQEIAFTLANAKEYVRAAQAVGLSVDDIGPRLSFFFVARTTLLEEIAKFRAARRVWARIVREEFGSTNPKSQMLRFHTQTAGVQLTAQQPEVNLVRVALQGLGAVLGGTQSLHTNSYDEAIALPTEKAARLALRTQQVIAYETDVCKTVDPFAGSYAIEAMTDELEAAIVDLINQVEERGGAVAAIEQGFQKNEIERSAYEVAKQIDSTERTVVGVNAYTIDAEEPYEPLRVDPAIEAEQRDALTRLRANRDQAAVDAAMAALKTAAEGTDNLLYPMKQALAARATIGEVCNALRGVWGTYVPHDKF